CCCAGCAGAGAGTGTCGATCcacaagaggcagaaaggaagtcTGGTTAAACACTGAGCAGTAGCCAGTGTTAGTTTAAACTTTGAGAGTCTGATCCTGGGTAGTTTGTTTTAAGTATATTTAAGTTCAGTACAATTGGCAAAAAAgattcctggtgataattaactgaATCCTGTGTGCACAACTAAGCTTAGGACATGACTACATCAAAAGTCTTGGAAGGGACCAGTGACATCGACCATAAAAATAGATCCTATAGGTTAACTGAAGAAACAGGCTCAAGATAAACAATTTCATGATGAAGGTCTGGAGGAGAATAGTGTTGTAGATTGAATGAGTCAAACAAGATTAGGATAAGGGTCTTGGGGATCCTGTGTGCCCTGACCATACAGATTGCTCAAAGGTCAGAAAGCTCTTACCCATGTCTCTCTGCTCCCAGATTTCTGGGTGGAAAACATCTCTCCCTTTGAAGAGAGAACCCTTTGTGTTCATCATTCTCCTGGTTCCCTGGTGCTTATCACTGAGCACAAGGACCCAAAGGCCCCCTACTGTTCTGTGTTTTTGTCACAAGATTAAATTGAAGAAGAAGCATTGAACTTGACCTTCCTTAATCAAGACCAGAACAAGAGCAGAATGACTTTGACCCATGACACAGAATAGGTTGTGAACCAGCTCCAGGTGCAGAAGTCTCCTATCTCaactccccatcatgatgaccCCACCTAAGGGACAGAACTCCACACACCCAGTTGTCTCAGTTCTTCAAAGTGAGCATCCCAGAATGTAGGACAATTGAGTGAAATCTAAGATTACTGACATTTGGGGACCTATAACTATGCACTCATGTCAGAGATACCTAAGCTTCCCCACTTAAGGTGCACAACAGTGGCTCTGGAGATTACTCACACTCCATCTGAGTGTCACCTTAGACTATGTGATGCTTGTCTAATTTAGTGAGAATCCAGTACCTCATAAGCACTGTAGCAAGACGCTGTCAGACTCAGTGAATGGACCCACCCACCCATAGTCAGTACCTGTATCCATCAATTGGTTCCCCGAATAAATCGAATATCTCTGGAGACGGTCAGGACATATGCCATTCAGAAAAGTCTTAACTTTTTCCACACTGGGGCCATGTCTCTCCCAGAATATCTTGGATGAGTATGCTGAAGGCACAGCCACTTTCCATGTTGGGATCTTCTGGTCAAAGATGAGGAAGTCTTGCCCATCATAGCCCAAGCGCCAGAAGCCTCCAGTGTTGTTTCCTTGGGTTTCACAGCCGAAAGTTGCCTGAAGGGTGTGAATGCCTGGCCATACCAGACAGAGACttgtcactttattttttaaggacCTTATTTCCCTCTGGTCTTAAGGTGAGTTGGGCACATCCTGTGACCTCTCAGGAGTCAGGTCCTCCATCCCTCACAGAAGCATCACTAGTTTAATCATTCATCCCAGCTGTGTCCAGCCCCCAACTCTGACTTTAGAGGCCAGAGTTGAATTGCGTGCTTCTATCTCTGCCTACTCACCTCGATGCTGGCCCTTCTGGGTCATGACCTCAGTCAGCATCCTCCTGAgctgctcctccttctcctgcatGTCCTCAGTCTCTCTTGTCCAGATCTCAGCTCCTCCTTGTCTCTTTATTCTAGGCCCCCAGAGCTCTGCTCTTCTCCTGTAGCTGTCATAGCGCAGGAAGAGCTCATTATCAATGTATCCCTGGGCCCTGAATTTGGACCTCCTTGGCCCCTCCAGAGACAAGGCCATGAGGTTATAGTGCAGAGTATGGGTTcctaagagaggaagagaaaaatgacacAATTAACAAGTTGATGGTTTTCACAGTCAGCTCTGCCTTGAGGAATTGAGCTCAGAATGTACTGTGttcctgtgtgagtgtgagaaGCCAAGAGGCTTTCATTAGAgcatgaaagagaaaaggagtgagagagtgagagtcAGAAGGAGAGTTTGTAGTAGAGAGATGTAAAATGGCCTTCTGGTGTCTGAGGCCTGGGTACCATGAAGCCATGATGCTCTGGTGTCTTCCGCTGCCAGCCAGGGTCCTGGTGTTGTCTGGGCCCTGGTTGGTGCTGTGggtcatgtgtctgtctgtggctctacagcagccagggtctgattCAATATTTGTGGTTCCTGTTGCAACCAAAGGCTGTGTGGTTGCCTGGGGTCTGATCAGCCAACCCGGACCATGTTGGTGCCCAAGGACCATGCATGCTGCAGCTGGCACCATGCAGATGTGAGTGGCCTGTCCTGCTGCCAGTGTAATGGTGACAACCCATCCAGAGCTGCAGTTGAGGGCCATGTCATGGTTGTGACcccactgcagccagggtctgtgttgatgttcaaggctcctgttaccatggACAGCCATGCAGATACCTGAGTTCTGGGGACATGTTTGTGTCTGAGGGCCACTGTTgctggggccatgccaatctgagtggactgcactgccacctggggcaatggtgacatccagacatggctgctgctgaggaccatgtctgggtccatggcccagcTGTGTCTGGGGTCggtattgatgtctgtggcctgtgggaTTTCAGCAAGCCATAGGAACCCATGAGTGATGAAATCAGAAGGCCAGGCTGAGCGGTCCCTGCCATTGGTGGGCCTGGGGAAAGggaccctgcccctcactggacacaGAGCAAGAGAGCTGGTCTCTACCCTCATGGGAGAACTGGCTCCATTCTTGGGAGAGATGGCCTCACTGCTCACCACAGTTGAGGGAGAAATGATTTTAATGTAATGGGCATAGGGTATAGGATAAAAGGGCCAGACAAAGGAACACACCCtaaccctgaaaccagagccaaaaaaCCCACTGtggccctggaaccagagccagtgaaagaaacacaccttggccctgaaaacagagccagaagGTTAAgaagagccagtgaaagaaacacactttgtccctgaagccagagccaaagaaacattcTCTGCCCCATCAGCTGAGCATGAAATCAGCCAATCTCCGAGATGCATGATTGAAATCTGACCAgttcccaccctgaaaatctccACTGTGGAAAAACTCTGCCACAAGAAGCCATGTGTGGGCCCTGTGCCTGTTCCTTGGGAGTTTGCCTTTTTCCAccttggcagaggcagccactcgtCTGGATTCCTCCCtctcaataaatctcttgaatgagttttgggtgaagatcttcTTTCACTGGAATGGAGAAGCTCAGAGAAGTTAACTACTTTAGAAGGAGCAGGAGCAAACTGCTACATttcttggggggaggggttcCCATTTAGCAGAGTGTGGCAGAGAAGTAGCAATTTTCACTGGAGCAGAGAAGCAAGGGACATCTCTACAGGGAAACTCTCTTAGTAGAGTGGAGTAGAGATGAGCTGTAAAGAATCTCTGGGAGAGGACCAGGATTAGCACATTCCTGTAGGTAAACCATCCACTATCAGACCACAGACATTGGTATAGCCTGGCTTCTGAAAGCcgggatacctttcccttcagagctgtaaatACTTAAATAGGAAACCtggctcctcctctccctcacctGAGGTGGGTGGCCCCTGTGGCCCAGACTGCCCAGTTCAGGTAGAACCCAGACCCACAGCTGgcccttgggttggcccaccctaacatctacccattctaggacctgctggagctcctgAAGTGACTGGTCCTGCGGAAAGATACTCGCGGGATCTCCACGACTCAGGGCTGCtgcaggatatcccagaggagtttcaGTGGGGTTGCAGTGATGAcagtgtaccagaaaccagaggctttgaATCAGATCCATGACTCATTGCAGtcaacatttgctagtaaagctgattggacaaaggaTATACTATGTGATTCAAAATAATATAAGGGAATACTTCAAAAAAATCTCTACTCCATGatgttgaaaaatcaaaaaaaaaaaagggacacatTTCTAGATCGAGTCAAACCACCAAAGCTAAACCATGAAGTGATCAATAGCCTAAATATAACCATAATAAAggggagattaaaaaaaagtaatgataATCCTTCtgaaaaaagcaaatgaacaaacacacacacacacaataaaacaacCCAGGCCCATATGGTTTCACAGCATACTTctactgtatttttaaagaacatcTAGAGCCAATTCTTCTTAAATTAAAACAAGACACATATGGAGCGTTCTCAAAATTGGTCTATGCCAGTATCAGTCTCATACACAAACCAAGTAAAGACACAGCAAAATCCCCAAATCACAGACCAGTATCCCTAGTGAACTCACATGCAAAATCCTGAATAAATGACTTGAAAACCAAATACAGGCACATATCACGAACGTCCTCCACaatgatcaagttggctttattACAGAGACACAGGAATGGTTTAGCATATGTAAGTTAACAAATATTATAAAGCCTAGTCACAGGTttgcaaacaaaaaaaatcacaggattgTACTAgaatgttttaaggtgtgttacttttgtttatgttgcatctgtttaactctgtgaagctgtgttactgtgcctgtctaaaacacctgatggtctaatgaagaaaactgaatggccaatagagagcaggagaaaggataggtggggctggcaggcagagaaatatatagagggagaaatctggaaaggggGATGAAGAACAAGCCAGAAAAGGGAAGGACAtgaagggccagccacccagctacacagccaacaAGCCAGGatgtaagagtaagatttacagaagtaagagaagaggaaaagccccggtgcaaaaggtagatgggataattttttttttgtgatatatattttttattttacaataccattcagttctacatatcagccatgggttcccctattctcccccctcccacgccctccccttacccccagcccaccctccattcctacctcctccaggacaagtcctcccccgaggactgtgatcaacttggtagactcagtccagggaggtccagtcccttcctcctagactaagccaagtgtgtagatgggataatttaagataaggaaagatgactagaaactaagccaagctaaggccaggaattcataagtaataataagcctgcatgtgtgaatttatttgggagctaggtggtgggccactaaaaaaagaataagaagcaaACAACAACATTACAGGATCATTTTCATAGTTCCAGAAAaatcctttgaaaaaaaaatcaagtatgtATATAAAGAAAGTAGCAGAAAACATATGAAATACATGAAAGGACAAAGAATTTTACTGGAGTATTGACCCGAAGAAATAAGGAGCTGGAGCTAAGAGTGAGAGCATGCATGGGGCTGTGCATCCGGTCCCTACAACCACAGTGAAAAATCTAAAGAGTATAGAAGATGGGAATTCCACCGAAGAAACCTGTAGCATCTGAAAGTTAGGACTTGTGATGGGATTTAGAGCCGATCTGAGTGGATAGGCTCTGctatggtgagcaaatatatggttggttggttggttggttggttggttggttggttggttggttggttggttggttggttggttggttaatgGGCTCAGACAGTCTCTGACCTCCTTCTCCAGGAGATTATGCCCCCATTTGGgatccctgcctctctccagtcTGATAAAGGCCCAGAGTTTGGTTTACCTCCCAGATTTCTCAAACCCTATCTAAAGCTTTTAACATCCCTAAGCATTTCTATATCCCTTACAATCTTCAATCCTCAGGGAAGGTAGAATGGACTAACCactcctttaaaaatatacttattaagacgtcacaggaacttcaccttTACTGGGTATAACTATTGCCTCTGGCTCTTTTCAGGGTCTGGGCTCTTTCCACACAACCGCTTTAAATTACGCTGTTTGAACTCATGTATGGGAGGCCAGTTCTAATCCCTGGCTTTCTATTCAAACCTTTGCCACTCCCTGACCACCCGCTCACCCCCTTACTCTATCACCTCTATTCTCTCCTATGGAATTGTGCTGACCGTTCCCTACCCAGGCCATGTGAcaacccctgcccacccccagtcAACAGCACGGATCATGTCCTTCTCCCACCCAAGGCCAgcacccctccccacttcccccaaatggcagggacccttcaagctAATTCTTGTGACCTCCATAGCTGCTAAGCTCAAGAGCTTTCCTCACTGGATTCACCCATCTCACCTACCGCCTTTTACCTCACCTCTACCCCAGGGTAATCCCTCCTCATGCACAGTGATGCAAACAGGGCCTTGCTCTCTTAAGTTCTAGAGGACACAGAGATCAACTGCCTGTTTCCAATTCCAGAAGAACAAGACTTCGTCCCACAACTGTACTCAACCCCACTGGATTGGGGACCCCATATGTTTTTCTTCTCGGTTCCCCCTCTGCGTTCTCCTGTCCCTACTGATCACACTCTGCTCCATCAGTTCCCGCCCCCCCACACCGTCTCTAATAACATATTCAAAGTTCTAATGAACCACTCAGCTGACTCACAGGACCACCATCAGCCACAGAGCTGGAGGTGCGAGGACCATCAAATACACCCAGGTGGTAAGAAACAGTAACACCCCAGAATTATTCACACCCCCAGACTCAAAATGTTCTGGACTCTGCAAAACAGACTTTAACATATAAAAGTTTATTATTGTAAACTGCCCTCAGCAATccatcacctgtgtctcctggatgctgaagTGATAGGGCGATAATGAAAGGAAACAGATGCCTTAAGGTTTGTCTCAGGTGAAGATAGGAAGCCTaattgataatagaaaaaaaagcagttccagattcctgtctctctttgctACATGACTCCATAATTTCAacactaaccaataaaattctgatagaaGAATACTCAGCACTACAATATCATAGCTACAAGTTCAGGATTTAAATTCTCTTTGGTCACTTCTTAATATGTCTATATTTGTCTCCTTTGTAAAGttaaaaattcttctgagctccagggAGTTGACTTGGACCCACCCGGACAGGTCAGATCCACTTCAAATAAGTATCATTCAAACTTTCCTGGTCTTGCGACCCCCTCCCTCATCCTTAGGGTCCCCCCTCATTTCCTCCCCCACCAAGTACCAGGatctaagaaaaaatattttcaaaacttcaACTTCTGcctcaccagcatcctgtcaggCCCAGGCTGTAAGATCCAAGCAACACTGGATGATTGCCAAGGGCTCAGAACAGCAGTGAAGACAATCAGCTACCTCAGGACAACCGGCTACCTTGGAAAAAGTCCCCTGCCGCTCCCAAAATTAACTGGTGCCctccaagtcagctggaagcagttccaAGAGACACAACGCCCAGTTCTCATTCACCCACCACCCCTAATCCCTTACTTTTATTAATAACAAAGAGGCTGGAATGTTATTCCTAGccacttctggagtcacatgaccacacatggtgtcagcagtcaggcaaaatgcttagtcactccagggccttacatcctatgtAATCTGTGCATAGCATGGTCAAGTAGTCTGCGCAAAGTGTGGTCACGTAagccatgtgcatgtgtggcacagctacataagcccatatgtgcatccATGAGGCGACCTATAAAAGCAGACTCCACCCTGCCCTCTCTGCACATTTCTCTCTGGGAGGCCTACTCATGtctgtcctttccttcccctAATAGAatctcttatagtgggttttgttgtacctcgtgtTCTCTTGTGCCCTGTAAATAACATCGGTAAATAAATAACACTGGGGACCCAATGCCTCCCTGGGCTGTGGTTATcactgtagggtaaaagggccagtgaaagaacacCCTGTCCCTAAGACCAGAGCTAAAAACACTTCCTGCCCCTAACCAAGTTCAGGACTTGAAGTCCCATCAATCCCTGAACTCTGCTCAGAGTCTGACCAGGGTTTCCCTGGCAAAgtgttaacagccctggctctggctctggctctgactCTGGGAATGGTTTCCTTGATGCGAGTGTAAGAACTCTGCTCCAGCAGGGGAGGGgtttacagctctgctctgctccagcaaAAGAGTCATTGCATCAGACCTCACCCAatagatttattgggagggaaaaatcCAGCAGAGTGTTTGCCTCTGCTAGGGAGAAAAGCAGTGAAAACTGAACAGGATACAGAGCTTATATTGTTTCTTGGGGGCGGAGCTTTCCAGCTCTGGGAAACCATTGGCCATCCTGCCCCCATCAAGTTCCTGGGAGTCTGTGATTATACCACTATGCTAGGACAGCCAAgcacacttcctcccacagtcAGAATCCTTTAGACATGAAAGTTCCTCCAAATGGCTACCAGATGTGCATCTTTCCAGGGACTCAACTagataatacacacatatacacagagagaaacacagacacacagacatacacacacagacactcagacatatacacacagagacacagacacaaacatactaCACAGACATGAgatgcacaaacacagacacacagagagacacatagacacagacacacgcacagcacatggacacacacatacaaaacagaaacacagatacaaacacagaaacacacaggcacacacacagagaatcacACAGATATGCTGCAagtcacaggaaaatgtaatggaatccagCTTCTATCACAAAAGCTattacttggaaaggtcaaggacttttccgaAGGGCAATCCATGGCTTAAGGagttttggtgatattttagcttttgtatacgTATTAGCCGATTCCTGCAATGACTTTCTTATACGCTgtgtatgcttccaagaactcctaacagtgtatttaccTGATATTCTTCTCAAGCACCCTAGGCTGTAACAGCAAACCAGGTGCGATGTACCCATGAGGCAGACTGCCTAGGTCTGGCAGTGACCAGTGTATGGCGGCACAGGAAAAGAGAGGCAGTTTTGTTTTAGTGACTTAGAGACTCTTTTACCTAACCACCTGTGGgattgtagtttgagcacatttgtGACAGACTCATAACGTTTCACCTGACCACTTATAAGAATATactttgagcacataaattccctttctgacttaCTCCAGGCCTTATCAACCCCAC
The nucleotide sequence above comes from Peromyscus maniculatus bairdii isolate BWxNUB_F1_BW_parent chromosome 1, HU_Pman_BW_mat_3.1, whole genome shotgun sequence. Encoded proteins:
- the LOC102924282 gene encoding MHC class I-like protein MILL2 isoform X3, yielding MALSLEGPRRSKFRAQGYIDNELFLRYDSYRRRAELWGPRIKRQGGAEIWTRETEDMQEKEEQLRRMLTEVMTQKGQHRGIHTLQATFGCETQGNNTGGFWRLGYDGQDFLIFDQKIPTWKVAVPSAYSSKIFWERHGPSVEKVKTFLNGICPDRLQRYSIYSGNQLMDTGSPNMTVTSKVHELGRITLTCWAFNLYTPVATLTWLRDGKLAQQHTFGPGTILPSGDGTYQTWVSIWVLPGQEPHFTCRLRHCSKNIEVPTLLGPQARKTVEATSSASALVASAFPAFLVFLVWT
- the LOC102924282 gene encoding MHC class I-like protein MILL2 isoform X1 — protein: MKTMLSLEPRALVQLSLKCLLLEELLGTCAGTHTLHYNLMALSLEGPRRSKFRAQGYIDNELFLRYDSYRRRAELWGPRIKRQGGAEIWTRETEDMQEKEEQLRRMLTEVMTQKGQHRGIHTLQATFGCETQGNNTGGFWRLGYDGQDFLIFDQKIPTWKVAVPSAYSSKIFWERHGPSVEKVKTFLNGICPDRLQRYSIYSGNQLMDTGSPNMTVTSKVHELGRITLTCWAFNLYTPVATLTWLRDGKLAQQHTFGPGTILPSGDGTYQTWVSIWVLPGQEPHFTCRLRHCSKNIEVPTLLGPQARKTVEATSSASALVASAFPAFLVFLVWT